The following nucleotide sequence is from Alkalihalobacillus sp. LMS39.
TTTTTGACATAATAGAACCCGCTTAATGCTTTAATGATTTTGCCTTTTGCCATGACGCCTCCTTAGCTTCACTTTCTAAAGAAAGAATTAGGGATAGTGTCACCTATCCCTCTTTACATGTTTTCATTTAATAGGAATAACTATACGTTTTTACTTCTTCCCCATCAATGAATAACTTCACGGTCGCACCCTTTTCTGTACTCACTCGTAATGGAACTCGGTATGTTTTAGAATCTTTTATCGTTTCATCAACAAATACTTTCTCACTCGATGTCGTAGCATCATCAAAGACAATTCGAATATGGAAAGAAGCTCCACGCTCTTTATCTTCATCGTCTACACCAATTGGGATTTGCGCTTCGATTGCCCTTGATTTTGGTTCTTGCGGTTCTGGTTCTGGTTCCGGTTCTGGTTCTGGCTCTGGTTCTGGTTCTGGACCTTTGGAAACAACGAGATTGACAACATCTCCTTTTTTCACTTTTGTAAATGGGTTAGGAGACTGAGAAATGATCCTTCCTTCTGTTACACTATTTGAATGTTGATTTGTAAATTGTCCGACAAGCCCTTCTGATTTTAAATATTCTCGAGCAGCTTCCTCTGTAATGCCTGATAAATTTTCTAAAGAAATTTCAGCTTCAGCACTAACAGTTAAGTGAACAGTTGTTTCTTCCATGATAATGAGCGAGCCGGCTTCTGGATTTTGAGACAAAATAATGCCCGGTTCATATTCACCTGTTTCCCGTTCTACAAATTCGATTTCTGCTACTCCTTCTAACAAACGTTCTGCTCGATCTCGTGGTAAATCAACGACGTTTGGCATTGCTGTTTTTTCTTTTCCTTCACTAACATAAAGGGTGACAACACTGTTCACCTTCACAACTGAACCACTACGAGGATGTTGCCGAACAACCGTATTTTCTTCTGCTTCATCGTCTGCAATGAACTCTATTTCAACTTCAAGGTCCTTTTCAACAAGTGTGGCCTCTGCTTCATCTACATCTAATGTAAGAACATCTGGTACTTCTACTTCATCTACTTTAAGAAGATTAGGAAGAAAAGCAAATGTACCAACAGCAGCTAGTAAAAATAAAAAGATTAACAGAACGATAATTTTTACCGTTCGCTTTTTCTTTTTCCCCTTTTCTTTTGGTAGTTCTGCTGGAGGCTCTACTTTGTCAGGCTTTGGTTGTGTCGCCTCAATCGTTTTGTCCATATCATTATCATTTAACATGTTATCCTTTATAATCGGAATCGCTTTTGTCACTTCGTCATCTGTTGGAATAACAAATGGTTCTTCATGAAAACGACTTGGATCAAGTGCTGTTTCTAAATCTTCAGCCATATCATACACCGTTGCATATCTGTGAAACGGGTCCTTCGCTGTCGCTTTTTTTATAATGTTTTCGATACTTTGAGGAACATTCTCTTGATACGACCGAACAGAAGGAACTTCGCTTTGCAAATGTTTAATTGCAATCGAAACCGCTGTATCTCCTGAAAAAGGGAGTTTTCCTGTTACCATCTCATATAATACAATACCTAATGAATAAATATCAGATTTAAGATTAACAACTCCACCTCTTGCTTGTTCTGGGGATAAATAATGAACCGATCCCATTACAGAATTTGTATGAGTAATCGTTGCGGACGACATCGCTCTAGCAATACCGAAATCTGTTACTTTAGCATCCCCATTTGAGCTGATTAATATATTATGAGGCTTAATATCCCTGTGAACAATTTGATTCATATGGGCATGAGAAATAGCTGACATGACTTGTGACATGATATGAATCGTCTCATCAAGTGGAATTGGCCCTTTTTGTTGTATGTACTCTTTTAATGTTGGACCTTCAACATATTCCATAACTATATAATAAATATCTTCTTCTTCCCCAACATCATAAATACTAACGACATTCGGATGAGCTAAGCTTGTCGCTGCTTGTGCTTCTCTACGAAACCGTTTAATAAACTGTTCATCACCTGAAAATTGAGGTTGCAACACTTTAACTGCCACTTCTCGATCGAGGATAACATCAAGTGCTTTATAGACGTTGGCCATTCCGCCACCGCCTACTCTGTCAAGGATTTGATAACGACCACTAATTCTTTTTCCTATCATTCTTTTCACCTAACCTCATCGTCGGAAGAAGAATAATGTACAACCGCAACAGTAATATTATCTTCCCCACCACGTTCATTAGCAATCGTTATAAGCTTATTAACCTTTTCTTCTATCTTTTCATCTGATAGCAAGACATCATTAATTTCTTCATCAATTACTTTGTTGCTTAGCCCATCAGAACATAATAATAAATAGTTTCCAATTTCCCATTCTAACGTAATCACGTCAACTTTAATTTGACTTTCTGTTCCTAATGCTCGTAATAACACATTTTTTCTTGGGTGATTTTCTGCTTCTTGGTCCGTAATTTGACCTGTTCTTACTAGTTCATTCACTAATGAATGATCTTGCGTTTTTTGGATAAAACCACTTGTATTCAATACGTACCCTCGGCTATCTCCAATATGTGCGATTGTAACAAATTGATTTGTGCAAATCGCAGCGACTAATGTTGTACCCATGCCTTGACATTCAACATGTTCATTCGCATGGGAATACAACTTTTCGTTAACTTGATAAATATTATCCATTAGCCATTGTTCTGCATGTGAAGGATTTGAAATTTGTTCAACTTCACTCCACTTTTCTTCTAGAATCATTTTCGTCATTTTACTTGCGACATCCCCTGCTTGATGACCGCCCATTCCATCTGCAACAACCGCTAATACAGCACCATCTTTTGCAAGAAACACGCCCCCATTGTCCTCATTATGCGGTCTTGCTTGTCCGACATCTGTCTTAAATGCAAAATTCATATCCATTCACCTCGTCTCCTCTTTCCGCTCCTTCGCTCTTAGCTGGCCACATGCTGCATCAATATCGTGACCTTGCTCACGGCGAATCGTTGTATTAATCCCACGCTTTTTTAACACTCGTTCAAAGCTAAAAATTTGTTCTCGTGGTGTTCGTTTATAATCTCTCTCTACTACATAGTTTACCGGAATTAAGTTCACATGGCATTTAATATTTTTTATTAAATCCGCTAATTGCTCGGCATGCTCATCCTGGTCATTTACTCCACCAAATAATCCATACTCAAACGTCACTCTTCTTCCTGTTTTATCAATATAATAGGCAATAGCATCCATCAACTTCGGCAACGGATAAGCTTTATTTATCGGCATAAGCTTCGTCCTGATTTCCATAGTCGGAGCATGTAAAGAAATCGCGAAATTAATTTGCATTCCTTCATCTGCAAATTTATAAATATAAGGGACAATACCACTTGTTGAAACTGTAATATGTCGAGCCCCAATATTGAGGCCTTGATCGTGGTTTATTGTTTTAATAAAAGATAATAACGCTTCATAATTATCAAAAGGCTCACCAATGCCCATGACGACAACAGAACTCACTCGCTGTTCTTGCGCATCCATTGCGCGTTGTGCCTCTAATACTTGAGCGACAATTTCGCCGGCTTCTAAGTTACGCTTTAATCCTCCTAATGTTGACGCACAGAACGTACAGCCAATTCGACAACCGACTTGAGTTGTAACACAAACACTATTTCCATATTCATGTCGCATTACTACCGTTTCAATAGAGTAGCCATCATGTAATTCAAACAAAAACTTTACCGTCCCATCGCTTGAGACTTGCTTTGTCACAATATGTAACGTTGTTAATGTAAAGGCTTGCGTAAGCTTTTCTCGTAGTTGATTTGATAAATTTGTCATATCATCCACTTGTGTGACTCTTTTTTTATACAACCAATCGTAAATTTGTGCTGCTCGAAACTTTGGTTCACCTTCATCTACTAACCATTGCTCAAGTTCATTAAATGAAAGAGAATAAATGGATACTTTATTCTCTTTATCCGTTTTCGCCTTCATTTCAGCCATACTACGCCTCCTCACACTAAGAGTTTCTTACTAATGCTGCAATAAAAAAGCCATCTGTTCCAAACTCATGCGGTAAAATCGTTACATATCCAGTATTTCCTTGTTTCTTTCGTTGTAATACGTTAGGTAACCTTTCAAATAAAGTTGGGTCAAAATCAAATTCTTTATGTTCTTTCAAGAAATTCAACACGATGTCTTCATTTTCGATGGCGTCAATCGTACATGTACTATAGACAAGTGTCCCACCTTTTTTTAATAAAGGAGCAACATGAGCTAAAATCTTTTGTTGGATCGTCGAAATAGCCTCCATATCTTTGGTCGTTTTCGTCCATTTTAAATCTGGTTTTCTTTGAATGACACCTAAACCAGAACACGGAGCATCGACTAAAATATAATCAAATGATTGCTCGCTATAATGCTCGTTAGCTAGGCGGGCATCCAATACCTGTTCACGAACATTTGTTAACTGTAATCGCTCTTTGCTTTCTTTAATTAACTTCACCTTATGTTCATGTAAATCTAAAGCAATCACATTTCCTGTGTTCATCATCCGTTCGGCAAGATGTGTAGATTTACCGCCAGGCGCTGCACAACAATCTAATACTTGACTATGTTTTGATGGAGCTAATGCGCGTGCAACGAGCATTGAACTTTCATCTTGTATTGTTATAAAGCCATTACGGAATGACTCTGTCTTCGGAATATTTCCATTTACAACTTTTAATGCATCCTCAGATAAGTGACCATGTTCTACTTCAATGCCTTCTTCTCGCAACCTTATGATTGCCTCCTCTTTCGTTCCTTTCGTTTGATTCACCCGAAGTGTTACGACAGGAGGCCTTAGGTTTTGTTCACATATTTTCTTTGTTGCATCAAAGCCATATTGATCGACCCATCTTTTTACTAACCATAATGGATGACTTGTTTCAACAGCTAAACGCTCGACTTCATCACTGATATCAGAAAAGTCTGAAAGTCCTTCCCTTTGTATACTTCGAAGAATGCCATTCACCATACCTGAAATTCCTTGGTGACCTCGTTTTTTCGCTATTTTTACTGCTTCATGGACAACAGCCCGTTCTGGAACTTTATTTAAATATACCATTTGATAAAGCGATAACCTCAGCAAAACATGGACCCATTGCTGCAATGAGGATAACCCTTTTTTAACGAAAGGCTTCAAGTAATAATCAAGCGTGTCTCTACGTTGAATCGTTCCATAAATGATTTCTGTTAATAAGGCGACATCGCGCTTTTCAATTTCTGTTTTATTGATCGTTTGATTTAACAACAAATTGCTATATGCCTGATTTTTTTCAATTTGAAGTAACACATCAAGTGCGATCTCGCGAACTGACTTTTTACTCATCATCTTCTCCTATTATCATGCCTTCTTTTAAAAACGAACCTGTTCCTTGCAAATACTGTTGTGCCATCATCCGTTTTTTTCCTGCAGGTTGTAAATCTGTAATTTTTATTCCAACTTCATTTCCTGTTGCAACAATAAAGCCATCATTTTCTATACGTAAAATGGTTCCTGGACATTGCCCGTTATCGACTTTTACTTTATTACCCCACCAGACTTTTACATTTTTGTCCTCTATCGTTGTAAAGGCAACAGGCCAGGGATGAAGGCCGCGAATTTGATTATAAATAGCTTCTCCGTTCATTGCCCAATTTATTTTTTCTTGTTCTCTTGATATATTTTTAGCAAACGTTGCTTCATCATCATCTTGTTGTTGGGGCTTAATATCACCAGCTAGTAAGTCTGGTAGCGTAGTAGATAATAGTTTTGCACCTGCAGCACTTAATTTATTATGAAGTGATCCTACATGATCATTTTCTAATATTGGAACGACTGTTTGTGAAATAATGTCGCCCGCATCTAGTTTTTCCGCCATATACATAATCGTAATTCCAGTTTCTTTCTCACCATCGATGATCGCTTGATGAATCGGTGCTCCACCTCGATATTTTGGCAATAGAGAAGCATGAACATTAATGCACCCATACTTCGGGGCATCTAACAAAGCCTTAGGCAAGATTTGGCCAAATGCAGCCGTAATAATTAAATCTGGTTTTAGTTCTAAGATTGTTTCTAATTCTTTTTCATCTTTAATTTTTTCTGGCTGGTACACGGGAATATTATTGGCTAAAGCTTCTACTTTAACAGGTGGGGGCGTGATCGTTTTTTTTCGTCCTTTCGGTCGGTCAGGTTGTGTCACAACCGCTATAATGTGATAATCATCATCTAATAATTGCTTTAAAACTGGTACTGAAAAATCTGGCGTTCCCATAAAAATAACGTTCATTATTATCCTCACTTTCACAACATACTTTCATTACATAAACATTTGTGGATTTGTATCTACGGACAATTGCAATTGGCCTTGACTCGTTTCTCGCATATACATTTGCTGAATTTCTCTTAGTAATTCCGGTAGCTCTGGTTCATTTTTGTATTTTATCAAACATTGATATCGATATCTATCTTTAATCCGCGGGATCGGCGAAGCAACAGGGCCTAACACCTGTGTTTGATTTCCTAAGCTATTTTTTAAAAAGGCCGTTATTTTTTCTGTCACTTGAATGACCTTTCCAAGCTCTGGATGGGACACTGTTACTAAAGTGAGAAAATAATAAGGCGGATAACCTGCTTTTTTTCGTAACGCCATCTCTTGGTGAAAATAGCGGATATAATCATGTTGTTTCACTAACTCAATACTATAATGTTCTGGTGTGTATGTTTGTATGACAACTTCACCTGCACGTTCATGCCTGCCCGCTCTTCCACTAACTTGAGTTAGTAATTGGAATGTTCGTTCTGATGCTCTAAAATCTGGGAGGTGCAACATCGAATCCGCTGCGAGTACACCAACAAGAGTAATATTAGGAAAATCAAGCCCTTTTGCTATCATTTGCGTACCTAACAGAATATCAGCTTTTCCTTCACCAAAAGCTTGCAATAATTTTTGGTGTGCTCCTTTTTTTCTAGTTGTATCAACATCCATTCGGATGACACGTGCTTCTGGTAGTAGCTTTCCGAGCTCTTCTTCTACTTTTTGGGTTCCCGTCCCAAAAAAACGAACGTGCTCACTTCCACATGATTGACATGTTGTGATCATTTGTTCTTCATGACCACAATAATGGCATTTTAATGCATTCTGATTTCGGTGATATGTTAAGGAAATATCACAATGCTCACACTGTGCTACATAACCACAGTCTCGACACATCACAAATGTTGAATACCCTCTTCGGTTAAGAAAAAGAACAGATTGTTCTTTTTTTTCGAGTCGATTTTGTAAATGATGAAACAACGACGTTGAAAACATCGAGCGATTTCCAGACCGTAATTCTTCACGCATATCAATGATTTCTACTGCTGGTAACGGTTTGTCGTTCACTCGTTTTGTTAGGGGCAACACATGGTATCTTCCTTTTAGCCCTCTGGCATACGTTTCTAACGAAGGCGTAGCACTTCCTAACACAACGGGACAGTTATGATAATTCCCTCGATAAATTGCGACTTCACGAGCATGATAACGGGGGTTGTCTTCTTGTTTGTAACTTCCTTCATGCTCTTCATCAATAATGACAAGTCCTAAGTTTTCAAATGGTGCGAAAATAGCAGAGCGAGCACCTACAACAACTCGAACTTGTTTACGATGGATTTTTCGCCATTCGTCATATTTTTCACCTATCGAAAGTCCACTATGTAAGACCGCTACTTCATTTCCAAATCGCCCCTTAAACCGATCGACCATTTGAGGAGTTAACGAAATTTCTGGAACTAAAACAATTGCATCTTTTCCTTTCTTTAACACTTCAGCTATCGCCTGTAAATAAACTTCGGTTTTTCCACTTCCCGTTACACCATGTAATAAAAACGTGTCGTGCCGTTTTTCCTCAATGGCTGATAAGATAGGTTCAATCGTTTGTTGTTGCTCTATTGTTAGTGGCAACGCTTCTGTTTTTTTAAACTGTAGTTCCTCGAATGGGTCACGATACACTTCGATTTCATATTGTTCAATTAATCCTTTTGCTTCTAATGCTTTAACAGATTGTCGAGATGCTGTCGTTTGTTCAAGCAGTTGCTGTAAAGAGATGTCTTTTGGCTGTTGAATAAAAAAAGAAAGCAATTCCTTTTGTTTTGCTGCACGAGCTGATGTTTGTTCGAGTTCTTTTTTTAGCTGGTCTATCGGTTGAAGTACTTTTATTCTTTTCTCTTGCTTTTTTTGGCCTTTTTCTTTTACCTGATACTTAATTTCTACCGTTCCATTTTTTACAGCTTGTTGAACTTCGTTTACATGCTTTGCGTCTTTTTTTATGCTATCCCACGATATGGAAGTAGACGTTTCAAATAACGGTGCCAAAGCAGGAGAAAGGTTTGTTTCATGTAAAACTCTCACTTCTTTTTTAACAGTTGTTCTCATGGCTGCAGGGAGCATGACTTGATAGGCAGAAATTCGAAAGCATAAAATTGTCTCCGCTAGCCATTTCCCTATATTTAATAACTCTTCTGTTAACACTGGTGTGACATCTAATAATTCAATAATCGACTTTATATTTTTCACAGTCGATTCTTCAACAATATCGATAACAAACCCTTGAATTTTTCGTGGGCCAAATGGAACGATGACACGCATTCCTTTTTCAATAATGTCTATATATTCTGTTGGTATTTTATAATCAAAAAGCTTATCTGTTTGCCCACTCGGAATGTCAACAATGACTTTAGCAAACATCGTAAGCCATTCCTTTATGGGCGATAATTTCTTTCCATATTTCAGCTGCGACTTCTTGTTTCGGTAAAAGTGGGAGGGGTTTTACATCTTCTTCTGTTATTATAAGTACACGATTAGTATCCGATCCGAACCCTGCCCCTTTTTCCGTAATATCATTAGCTATAATCATATCTAAGTTTTTACGTTTTAACTTGTCTTTTGCATAGTGTTCTACTTGTTGAGACTCAGCAGCAAACCCAACTAACATTTGATTCCTTTTATTTTCACCTAATGTTTTGAGTATATCTAGTGTTCGTTCAAACTCAATTGACAACGGACCTTCTTGTTTCTTTACTTTTTGTGAATACGTTTGTTTCGGTCGATAATCAGACACCGCTGCGCTTTTAATGACAAAGTCACTTGTTGGGTATGCTTTAATAACAGCTTCATACATCTCTTCGGCCGTGACAACAGGAACAAATGCTACCCCTTTTGGCACGTCTAGAGAAGATGGACCTGAAATCAGTGTGACATTCGCACCTAACGCGACCGCCTCTTTTGCTAGCGCATATCCCATTTTTCCGGAAGAGTGATTACTAATAAAACGAACAGGGTCAATTTTTTCTTGGGTTGGTCCTGCTGTAATGAGGACGTGTTTATTTTGTAAAGGTTTGTCCTTTTCTTTAGCAAAAAAAGATGTTAGATAAGCTACTATATCTTCCGGTTCTGCCAATCTTCCTTTTCCTACATATCCACAAGCAAGATAACCCTCGTTTGGTTCAATAAACTGATAGCCATCTTGTTGAATTCTCTTCATATTTCGTTCTACAGCGGGATGTTCATACATATGAACATTCATCGCTGGAGCCACTAATACAGGGGCTGTCGTTGCCAAAAGTGTTGTCGATATCATATCATCAGCAATTCCATTTGCTAGCTTTCCAATCATGTTTGCTGTTGCAGGAGCGACGACAACAACATCAGCCCAATCAGCAATATCAATATGAGCGACAACTTTCGGGTCATTTTCACTAAATGTATCATCATAAACGATATTCCTTGATAATGTTTGAAATGTTAATGGTGTCACAAATTCCTTTGCAGACTTTGACATCGCAACCTTAACATTTGCGCCCGCTTGCACGAGTTTACTCGTTAATGCTGTAGCTTTAAAAACGGCAATTCCCCCGGTTACACATAATAATACATTTTTCCCAGCTATCACGCCTCGTTCCCCCTATCATCCATTTCTATACGTTTTGACATAATGAAAGAAAACAACCTACAAGATATAGGTTGTTTTTATTTCTTTTACTCTTCTTCTGTATATCGTTCAAATTTAAGATGTTCATGAATAATTTCTTCTAACGCCATTCCAACTGGTTTATAGGATGCTGGTTTTTCTACTAATGGTGCACGACGTGCGTTTTCTTTGATTTCACGAGCACGTTTCGATGACACCGTTACTAACGTATATTTCGAATCTAATTTATCCATTAAAGAGTCAATTGATGGGTATAACATATTATTCGACCTCCACAAGTTGTTTGTATTTTTCAATTAGTCTTTCTCGTTTACAATGTTCTGCAACAACGATAGCTTTAATGCGCTCAACCGCCAATTCCACTTCGTCATTTTCAACGACATAATCATATTTCTTCATCATTTCAATTTCTTCTTTCGCGACTGTCATTCTTTTGTCAATGATATCCGCTGTTTCTGTGCCACGACCTTGGATTCGTTTTCTGAGCTCGGCTAAGCTTGGTGGCATTAAGAAGATAAAGACCCCTTCTGGAAACCGCTCTCTTACTTTTAACGCTCCTTGCACTTCAATTTCTAAAATAATATCCGTTCCAGCCTCTAGTGTTTGACGGACGTAGTCAATTGGTGTTCCATAATAATTCCCAACATATTCAGCCCATTCTAATAGCTCATTTTTTTCAATCATCGCTTCAAACTGTTCACGCGATTTAAAAAAATAATTCACACCATCTACCTCACCGGCTCTTGGTGAACGTGTCGTTGCAGAAACTGAATATTGAATATCTGTATTTTCTTTCCGAAGTGCTGTACAAACCGTACCTTTTCCTACCCCTGCTGGACCTGACAGCACTATAAGTAAACCTTTTTCTTTCTTCATATGTACCTCCATTATATAAGCCACATGACTTTAAGCTTCGTCTGCACCATCCTCTTTTGTTGTCAACCGTTGAGCAACTGTTTCAGGCTGGACTGCGCTTAAAATAACATGGTCACTATCCGCTATAATTACCGCTCTCGTTCTCCGACCATATGTAGCATCAATCAGCATGTTTCTATCTCTTGCTTCTTGAATGATTCGTTTTATTGGTGCGGATTCAGGACTTACTATAGAAATGATTCGATTAGCAGAAACAATATTCCCAAACCCAATATTGATTAACTTAATATTCATGATATTTTCCCCCATTAGGTGAGCGGTCCTATGACTCCCACTATTTTTGCCATTCTATGTTTACTATATACGAAAATTCAGTCGAGCACTAGCGTGAATTCTCGTTTTATTCAATATTTTGCACTTGTTCTTTAATTTTCTCTATCTCACTCTTTAATTCTACTACTTGCTGACTAATATGTATATCATTTGCTTTTGAACCTATCGTATTGGATTCCCGATTTAATTCTTGAACGAGAAAATCTAACTTTCTTCCAATCGGTTCCTCTTCTTGTAAGATGAGAAGAAACTGTTGGCAATGCGACGTCAATCTTGTTAATTCTTCCTCTATATTTGATTTATCTGCAAATAAGGCCACTTCTGTTATTATTCTCGCCTCATCGATATCAAGTTGTCCGTCAACGACATCTTTAATTTTTTTATATAATTTTTTTTCATATTTTGACACAACTGATGGGGCATACTTTGTTAGTTCATGAACAATGGTCGATATTTTTTCAATTCGTTTTTTTACATCATCACACAACACAGAGCCTTCCTCTTGTCTCATCTTTACAAGCTGAAGGAGAGCATTTTCAACTGCTTCTACAATGGTAGCTTGGAGCTTTGAAGATTCATTTTCCTTTTCAATCACTTCCACGACATTGTCTTGAAATAAAATCGCCTCTAGTAATTTTTCTTTTGCTACTCCTGTTTCATTCATCATCTCGTCCGCCACGTTTGAATACTCTTTGACTAGCGACCAATCTACTTTTACAGATTTCGTTACTAGCTCTTCTCCATCAATTCCGATATAAAGCTCTATTTTTCCTCGTTTTAGTTGTTCTTGAACTCGCTTTTTTATACGGTCTTCGATTTGTAAAAACTGACGAGGAATTCGGATTGTTATTTCGGAAAAGCGATGGTTAAAAGACCGTATTTCAACAGTGACTTTCCCACTTTCACTAGAGACAGACGCTTGACCATATCCTGTCATACTCTTTACCATACTTATCACATCCACTTTCTCTATTCTAACCAATTTTACCATTTGCAACAAGTAGAAGAAAGAAGAGACGTTTTATCAACAGCCTTTTTGTTATAAGAGAGAGTTGCTGTACGCATTGCATCCACATCTATATGTACAAGCAGGTGTAAAACTACGACAAAACGCCTTTGAGAATCCATGTCTCTAAGGCGTTTTATTGTCTCTTTTTTGTAATGTATTATTTTTTTAATAATCGGAAGCCACCTAATGCCACAGTTGGAATAGAGGCCATTCCAAGAATTAACAACCACTCTCTTCCCGTCAAACTTGTTGTATGGAAAATTCCTTGAAGTGGTGGATAATATACAACGACTAACATTAAAAGAATGGATGATATCACAGCAAAAACAAGATAAATATTTTCAAATGGATTTCGATGGAAAACCGAATATTCACTGCGACAATCAAATACATGGATTAGCTGTGCCATTACTAATGTCACAAAAGCGACCGTTTGAGCTTTCATTAAATCATTCGGGTCGGCGTTCAAAGTGACCATAAAGGCGACTAATGTAACAATACCAATCATAAATCCACGGCTTATGATTTTCCACGCTAACCCTCTGGCAAACACACCTTCATTTGGACTTCGTGGTGGTCTTTTCATGACATCACCTTCTGCTTTGTCCATTCCAAGAGCCATTGCAGGTAACCCATCTGTCACTAAATTAATCCATAAAATTTGAATCGCTACTAATGGCAGCGGAAGACCTAACATCATAGCAAATAACATGACGAGAATTTCACCAACATTTGAGGCAAGCATATACCGAATGAATTTTCTAATATTTTCATAGATATTTCGCCCTTCTTTAATAGCGGCTTTAATCGTAGCGAAATTATCATCACTTAAGATTAAAGATGACGCTTCTTTTGCTACATCTGTTCCCGTAATCCCCATGGCAATCCCAATATTCGCTGCTTTAATTGCAGGTGCATCATTCACACCATCACCTGTCATCGCTACAATATGACCTTTTGCTTGTAGAGCCTTCACGATTTTCAACTTATGTTCAGGCGATACCCTGGCATACACGTACACATCATCAACAATTTCTTCTAAATCTTTCACACTTAATCTGGATAAGGTTTGACCATCTAACACTTTTCCTCCCTTTGGAAGTATGCTTAATTGTGTGGCTATCGCTTTAGCCGTTATTACATGGTCACCAGTAATCATGATTGTTTTTATTCCTGCTTGGCGACATTCACGAATGGAATCACGAACTTCTTCGCGTGGTGGATCAATCATACCTTCCAATCCAATAAACGTTAAATTACGTTCCACATCTATTGTTTGTTCTATCGATTCCCCAGCTTTAATCGGTCGATATGCAATTGCAATTGTTCGTAATGCTTGACTGGCTAGTGTCGT
It contains:
- the priA gene encoding primosomal protein N': MFAKVIVDIPSGQTDKLFDYKIPTEYIDIIEKGMRVIVPFGPRKIQGFVIDIVEESTVKNIKSIIELLDVTPVLTEELLNIGKWLAETILCFRISAYQVMLPAAMRTTVKKEVRVLHETNLSPALAPLFETSTSISWDSIKKDAKHVNEVQQAVKNGTVEIKYQVKEKGQKKQEKRIKVLQPIDQLKKELEQTSARAAKQKELLSFFIQQPKDISLQQLLEQTTASRQSVKALEAKGLIEQYEIEVYRDPFEELQFKKTEALPLTIEQQQTIEPILSAIEEKRHDTFLLHGVTGSGKTEVYLQAIAEVLKKGKDAIVLVPEISLTPQMVDRFKGRFGNEVAVLHSGLSIGEKYDEWRKIHRKQVRVVVGARSAIFAPFENLGLVIIDEEHEGSYKQEDNPRYHAREVAIYRGNYHNCPVVLGSATPSLETYARGLKGRYHVLPLTKRVNDKPLPAVEIIDMREELRSGNRSMFSTSLFHHLQNRLEKKEQSVLFLNRRGYSTFVMCRDCGYVAQCEHCDISLTYHRNQNALKCHYCGHEEQMITTCQSCGSEHVRFFGTGTQKVEEELGKLLPEARVIRMDVDTTRKKGAHQKLLQAFGEGKADILLGTQMIAKGLDFPNITLVGVLAADSMLHLPDFRASERTFQLLTQVSGRAGRHERAGEVVIQTYTPEHYSIELVKQHDYIRYFHQEMALRKKAGYPPYYFLTLVTVSHPELGKVIQVTEKITAFLKNSLGNQTQVLGPVASPIPRIKDRYRYQCLIKYKNEPELPELLREIQQMYMRETSQGQLQLSVDTNPQMFM
- the coaBC gene encoding bifunctional phosphopantothenoylcysteine decarboxylase/phosphopantothenate--cysteine ligase CoaBC: MIAGKNVLLCVTGGIAVFKATALTSKLVQAGANVKVAMSKSAKEFVTPLTFQTLSRNIVYDDTFSENDPKVVAHIDIADWADVVVVAPATANMIGKLANGIADDMISTTLLATTAPVLVAPAMNVHMYEHPAVERNMKRIQQDGYQFIEPNEGYLACGYVGKGRLAEPEDIVAYLTSFFAKEKDKPLQNKHVLITAGPTQEKIDPVRFISNHSSGKMGYALAKEAVALGANVTLISGPSSLDVPKGVAFVPVVTAEEMYEAVIKAYPTSDFVIKSAAVSDYRPKQTYSQKVKKQEGPLSIEFERTLDILKTLGENKRNQMLVGFAAESQQVEHYAKDKLKRKNLDMIIANDITEKGAGFGSDTNRVLIITEEDVKPLPLLPKQEVAAEIWKEIIAHKGMAYDVC
- the rpoZ gene encoding DNA-directed RNA polymerase subunit omega encodes the protein MLYPSIDSLMDKLDSKYTLVTVSSKRAREIKENARRAPLVEKPASYKPVGMALEEIIHEHLKFERYTEEE
- the gmk gene encoding guanylate kinase, giving the protein MKKEKGLLIVLSGPAGVGKGTVCTALRKENTDIQYSVSATTRSPRAGEVDGVNYFFKSREQFEAMIEKNELLEWAEYVGNYYGTPIDYVRQTLEAGTDIILEIEVQGALKVRERFPEGVFIFLMPPSLAELRKRIQGRGTETADIIDKRMTVAKEEIEMMKKYDYVVENDEVELAVERIKAIVVAEHCKRERLIEKYKQLVEVE
- a CDS encoding DUF370 domain-containing protein produces the protein MNIKLINIGFGNIVSANRIISIVSPESAPIKRIIQEARDRNMLIDATYGRRTRAVIIADSDHVILSAVQPETVAQRLTTKEDGADEA
- a CDS encoding YicC/YloC family endoribonuclease, yielding MVKSMTGYGQASVSSESGKVTVEIRSFNHRFSEITIRIPRQFLQIEDRIKKRVQEQLKRGKIELYIGIDGEELVTKSVKVDWSLVKEYSNVADEMMNETGVAKEKLLEAILFQDNVVEVIEKENESSKLQATIVEAVENALLQLVKMRQEEGSVLCDDVKKRIEKISTIVHELTKYAPSVVSKYEKKLYKKIKDVVDGQLDIDEARIITEVALFADKSNIEEELTRLTSHCQQFLLILQEEEPIGRKLDFLVQELNRESNTIGSKANDIHISQQVVELKSEIEKIKEQVQNIE